A genomic stretch from Calonectris borealis chromosome 6, bCalBor7.hap1.2, whole genome shotgun sequence includes:
- the ITGA4 gene encoding integrin alpha-4 isoform X1: MRSCGRARGAAGWAAPLLLLWQCLPTARPYNLDTQHPLLFRGGNGTLFGYSVLLHRHGEERWLVAGAPRASWPANSSVANPGAIFRCRIGRNPRGRCEQLQLGNPNGERCGKTCLEERDNQWLGVSLSRQPKENGSIVACGHRWKNVFYIKNEHKLPYGICFAVSSDFRTELSRRICPCYIDHVRKFGENHGSCQAGMSSFYIEDLIIMGAPGSFYWTGSVFVYNTTANTIHAYTDSNNQVKFGSYLGYSVGAGHFLTSASTEVIGGAPQQEQTGKAYIFSIEKQLNILFELRGKKLGSYFGAAVCAVDLNSDGLSDLLVGAPMQSTIREEGRVYVYINSGSEAKMVELNIELSGSDSYAARFGESIANLGDIDNDGFEDVAIGAPQEDNLKGVIYIYNGREDGITPSFSQRIEGHQVSNSLNMFGQSIASGIDADNNGYQDVAVGAFLSDSAVVLRTKPVIIVEASLKHSNSINRTNLNCMENDQPAICMNLKICFTYTGREVPGYIVLLYNLSVDVNRKADTQARFYFSSNGTSDTISGNVKIYSKNIACKDHPAFMRKDVRDILTPVHVEASYHLGHHILQKRNAQEFSPLQPVLQRRKEKDVIKSKFVFARFCSQENCSADLRVSGKVAFPKPHDKKTYLAVGSMKTLLLNVSLLNVGDDAYETVLHIQIPKGLYFIRVLELEEKQIHCDILDKEIHAVKLECSVGYLYVDQKSKLDFSFLLDASSFTRAEDDLNIIINATCKNEDGNMLLDNTLTLVVPLKYEIELNTHGFVSPASFVYGTNEKDSPVTCMKENINFTFHVISAGPSVAPNTNLEITIPNAFPPNDFKLFNTLDIKTTVGQCSYNKYPRNCSAAEKNENILKDVVTFFSKPAKRQMYCMKNDSLCLQIYCKLGNMESGKEATVQLHLEATPSLLEMDDASALKFEVRATASPEKNAKVIELHKDKQVAYVYLEGVHHQKPKYRVTVLIIGIGLIVGVTLFLLLSFILWKIGFFKRQYKPVPQDKNRRDSWSFTSGNKDD, encoded by the exons GCAACCCCAATGGAGAGCGCTGTGGGAAGACTTGTTTGGAAGAGCGTGATAATCAGTGGCTGGGTGTCAGCTTATCGAGGCAGCCAAAAGAAAATGGATCTATCGTT GCTTGTGGACATAGatggaaaaatgtcttttacataaaaaatgaacacaaactcCCATACGGTATTTGTTTTGCTGTCTCTTCTGATTTTCGAACTGAACTGAGCAGAAGAATATGCCCATGCTATATAG ATCATGTGCGAAAGTTTGGAGAAAACCATGGGTCATGCCAGGCTGGAATGTCTAGTTTTTACATTGAG gactTAATTATAATGGGAGCCCCTGGATCATTTTATTGGACTGGTTCTGTTTTTGTATACAATACAACTGCAAATACAATCCATGCTTATACAGATTCAAATAACCAAGTGAAATTTGGCAGTTATCTAG GATACTCTGTTGGAGCTGGGCATTTTCTGACATCAGCCAGTACAGAAGTAATTGGAGGGGCTCCCCAACAGGAACAGACTGGTAAA GCATACATTTTTAGCATTGAGAAACAACTAAATATTCTATTTGAACTAAGGGGTAAAAAG CTTGGTTCTTACTTTGGAGCTGCAGTTTGTGCTGTGGACCTGAATTCAGATGGCCTCTCAGACTTGCTAGTTGGTGCTCCAATGCAAAGTACcatcagagaagaaggaagagttTATGTCTATATCAATTCAGGTTCT GAGGCAAAGATGGTGGAACTGAACATTGAGCTCAGCGGGAGTGACTCATATGCAGCCAGGTTTGGAGAGTCCATAGCCAATCTAGGAGACATTGATAATGATGGTTTTGAAg ATGTAGCAATTGGGGCTCCACAAGAAGATAATCTAAAAGGGGTTATTTATATATACAATGGCAGGGAAGATGGAATAACGCCATCATTTTCACAG agaaTAGAAGGACATCAAGTCAGTAATTCTTTAAACATGTTTGGACAATCCATAGCAAGTGGCATTGATGCAGATAACAATGGTTATCAAG ATGTAGCAGTTGGTGCATTTCTCTCTGATTCTGCTGTGGTGCTGAG aacaaaaccagtgataaTTGTTGAAGCTTCTTTAAAACATTCTAATTCAATAAATCGAACTAACTTAAACTGCATGGAAAATGACCAGCCTGCCATCTGTATGAATTTGAAGATATGCTTTACCTATACAGGACGAGAGGTACCTGGTTATATTG TACTGCTTTATAATCTGAGTGTTGATGTGAACAGAAAAGCGGATACAcaagcaagattttatttttcctccaatgGAACATCTGATACAATCTCAGGAAATGTAAAGATTTACAGCAAGAACATTGCCTGCAAAGATCATCCAGCATTTATGAGG AAAGATGTAAGGGATATCTTGACTCCTGTACATGTTGAAGCAAGTTATCATCTGGGGCATCATAttctacagaaaagaaatgctCAAGAATTTTCACCGCTTCAACCTGTTCTTCAacggaggaaagaaaaagatgttataAAAAGCAAG TTTGTTTTCGCAAGATTTTGCTCCCAAGAAAATTGTTCTGCTGACTTGAGAGTTTCTGGAAAAGTTGCTTTTCCAAA GCCTCATGATAAGAAAACATATCTCGCTGTTGGAAGTATGAAGACTTTATTGTTGAACGTTTCTCTGCTTAATGTCGGAGATGACGCATATGAAACTGTCCTCCACATTCAAATCCCTAAAGGTCTTTATTTCATCCGAGTTTTAGAATTg gaagaaaaacagatacaTTGTGACATATTAGATAAAGAAATTCATGCAGTGAAACTTGAGTGCAGCGTTGGTTATTTATATGTAGATCAAAAGTCAAAG CTGGATTTTAGTTTCCTCTTGGATGCAAGCTCGTTTACCAGAGCAGAAGATGACCTCAACATCATCATTAATGCTACCTG TAAAAATGAAGATGGGAACATGTTGCTGGATAACACGCTAACTTTAGTTGTACCTCTAAAATACGAGATTGAGTTAAACACTCATGG ATTTGTATCACCAGCTTCATTTGTTTATGGAACAAATGAGAAAGATTCACCAGTTACGTGTATGAAGGAGAATATCAACTTCACTTTTCAT GTTATCAGTGCAGGACCAAGCGTGGCTCCAAATACAAACTTAGAGATAACGATACCTAATGCTTTTCCACCCAATGACTTCAAATTATTCAACAcattggatatcaag acaaCAGTTGGACAGTGCTCTTATAATAAATACCCCAGAAACTGTagtgcagcagaaaaaaatgaaaacatattaaaGGATGTTGTCACTTTCTTTTCAAAGCCTGCTAAGAGACAAATG TACTGCATGAAAAATGACAGCCTTTGCTTACAAATATATTGCAAGCTTGGAAACATGGAAAGTGGAAAAGAAGCAACCGTTCAGTTGCATCTGGAGGCTACTCCTTCACTTTTAGAAATG gatgATGCATCAGCATTGAAGTTTGAAGTAAGAGCAACAGCCTccccagaaaaaaatgcaaaagttatTGAACTACACAAGGACAAGCAAGTTGCATAT GTCTATTTGGAAGGAGTGCACCACCAGAAGCCAAAATACCGTGTTACTGTGCTAATTATTGGAATAGGCTTAATAGTTGGTGTTACCTtgtttttgcttctttcatttaTATTATGGAAG ATTGGCTTTTTCAAAAGGCAATACAAGCCAGTCCCTCAAGACAAGAACAGAAGAGACAGCTGGAGTTTTACAAGTGGGAACAAAGATGACTAA